One genomic window of Prochlorococcus sp. MIT 0801 includes the following:
- a CDS encoding DUF3136 domain-containing protein: MSTAKLTIGELEAGYPLYCKALRRLLQQGRTADQIQRTVCWSHLETLNRCLPGRYKTPSYLMALIKRDLEQPKEED; encoded by the coding sequence ATGTCCACTGCCAAGTTGACCATTGGCGAATTAGAAGCAGGATACCCTCTTTATTGCAAAGCACTTAGGAGGCTTCTGCAACAAGGACGTACTGCTGATCAGATTCAAAGAACTGTTTGCTGGAGCCACTTAGAGACTCTAAATCGCTGCTTACCAGGAAGATATAAAACCCCCTCCTACTTGATGGCATTAATCAAAAGAGACCTAGAACAACCAAAAGAAGAAGATTAA
- a CDS encoding RidA family protein, which yields MKSSSIEAIETKFAPKPVGPYNQAILVENYLYCSGQIALDPSTGVMVGNGNIEEETRQVLKNLMAVVEAAGGKSSTVIRTTIYLTDLNDFAKVNEIYAETFNKTLSPARACVEVSKLPKGGKIEIDCIAWLGNKK from the coding sequence ATGAAAAGTTCATCGATTGAGGCCATCGAAACAAAATTTGCGCCTAAACCCGTTGGTCCCTACAACCAAGCTATTTTGGTAGAAAACTACTTATATTGCTCAGGACAAATTGCTTTAGACCCTTCAACTGGTGTAATGGTCGGGAATGGAAATATAGAAGAAGAAACTAGACAAGTTCTAAAAAATTTAATGGCTGTAGTTGAAGCCGCTGGAGGAAAAAGTTCAACTGTAATAAGAACAACCATCTACTTAACTGATTTAAATGATTTCGCAAAAGTAAATGAAATTTATGCAGAAACTTTCAACAAAACATTAAGCCCCGCAAGAGCATGCGTTGAAGTATCAAAGCTCCCTAAAGGAGGAAAGATTGAGATAGATTGCATAGCTTGGTTAGGAAACAAGAAGTAA
- a CDS encoding TIGR04283 family arsenosugar biosynthesis glycosyltransferase yields the protein MARLQKIPTLSIIIPTLNEADHLPLLLADLNEWPYNFELIIVDGGSIDLTISIAQIQGIDVIKSSKKNRGYQLKTGASNARGDWLLFLHADSRLRIGWVKSLSKIIQNKKSENFAWYFDFKIKKHNLEFRFLEIAVALRSHFLQHPYGDQGLLIHKDLYSNTGGYSSLKIMEDIDLITRITKKTKVKRIRENIYTDDIKWTNSNIIKRAIKNAKLRNKWRQGCDIDYLSKEYNS from the coding sequence ATGGCTAGATTACAAAAAATTCCGACTCTCAGCATCATCATACCAACTTTAAATGAAGCGGATCACCTCCCTCTTCTTCTTGCTGATTTAAATGAATGGCCATATAATTTTGAATTAATCATAGTTGATGGAGGAAGTATAGATTTAACTATTTCGATTGCACAAATACAAGGAATAGATGTTATTAAAAGCAGTAAAAAGAATAGAGGCTATCAATTAAAAACAGGTGCATCAAATGCAAGAGGAGATTGGCTTTTATTTCTACATGCCGACAGTAGATTAAGAATAGGTTGGGTTAAAAGTTTATCTAAAATAATACAAAATAAAAAGTCAGAAAATTTTGCATGGTATTTTGACTTTAAAATCAAAAAACATAATTTAGAATTCAGATTCTTAGAAATAGCAGTAGCACTAAGAAGTCATTTTTTACAACATCCTTATGGAGATCAAGGCCTACTAATACATAAAGATCTCTATTCCAATACAGGAGGTTATTCTTCTTTGAAAATAATGGAAGATATCGACTTGATAACAAGAATTACTAAAAAGACTAAGGTAAAGCGTATAAGAGAAAATATATATACAGATGATATAAAGTGGACTAATTCAAATATAATAAAACGTGCAATTAAAAATGCTAAATTAAGAAATAAGTGGCGTCAGGGTTGTGACATAGATTATCTTTCAAAAGAATATAATTCATGA
- a CDS encoding carboxysome peptide A, whose amino-acid sequence MLICKVLKPLVSTNRIPGFEHKHLQVVLDGSSKKVAVDAVGCKPDDWVICVGSSAAREAAGSKSYPSDLTIVGIIDHWDPETQQQISGGAK is encoded by the coding sequence ATGCTTATTTGTAAAGTTCTCAAACCACTTGTCTCAACCAATCGTATTCCAGGCTTTGAACATAAGCATTTGCAGGTTGTGTTGGACGGCAGCTCAAAAAAAGTAGCTGTTGATGCTGTTGGATGTAAACCAGATGATTGGGTTATCTGTGTAGGAAGTTCTGCCGCTCGAGAAGCTGCTGGAAGCAAGTCTTATCCAAGTGATTTAACTATTGTTGGGATTATTGATCATTGGGATCCAGAGACACAACAACAGATTTCAGGAGGAGCAAAATAA
- a CDS encoding carboxysome peptide B, translated as MEIMQVMGRLVCTQRVEGLGHMHLRILCNNKGKRLVAVDPVGAREGNWVFTATGTAARWGCPDPNVQTDLTIGGIIDHWSPDD; from the coding sequence ATGGAGATCATGCAAGTTATGGGACGCTTAGTTTGTACACAGAGAGTTGAAGGATTAGGACATATGCATTTAAGAATATTGTGTAATAACAAAGGTAAAAGACTCGTTGCTGTTGATCCTGTCGGAGCGAGAGAAGGTAATTGGGTTTTTACCGCAACAGGAACTGCAGCGAGGTGGGGATGCCCAGACCCTAATGTTCAAACCGATCTGACTATAGGTGGGATTATTGATCATTGGTCACCCGATGATTAG
- the hisG gene encoding ATP phosphoribosyltransferase has product MFTVALAKGALLQESVSMFSDVGLDFSAVLDDSNRQLMVPSACGRAKALLVRNSDVPVYVSYGQAQLGIVGFDVLQEQKLQVSNLVDLGFGECHMSVAVKSSSGYLSASDLPPNCRVASKFTNCAKNFFDQIDLPVELVHLSGSVELGPITGMAEAIVDLVATGRTLRDNGLVEIEELFKSSARLVGHPLSLRLDKGPLQEIIDSIQIQSQTNLLSDGKK; this is encoded by the coding sequence ATGTTTACTGTTGCATTAGCTAAAGGTGCCTTATTGCAAGAATCAGTCTCAATGTTTTCTGACGTTGGACTTGACTTCTCTGCTGTTTTAGACGATAGCAATCGGCAATTAATGGTTCCGTCAGCTTGTGGCCGTGCTAAAGCTCTTTTGGTTAGGAATAGCGATGTTCCTGTTTACGTATCTTATGGTCAGGCGCAACTAGGCATAGTGGGTTTTGATGTATTGCAAGAGCAAAAATTGCAAGTGTCTAATTTAGTTGACCTTGGATTTGGAGAGTGTCATATGTCGGTTGCAGTTAAATCCAGCAGTGGTTATTTGAGCGCTTCTGATCTACCACCAAACTGTCGCGTGGCAAGTAAATTCACTAACTGCGCAAAGAATTTTTTTGATCAAATTGATTTGCCCGTTGAATTGGTACATTTGAGTGGATCTGTTGAACTGGGTCCCATAACGGGTATGGCTGAAGCAATCGTTGATTTAGTCGCAACTGGTCGTACTCTTAGAGATAATGGTCTTGTAGAAATTGAAGAACTTTTTAAATCAAGTGCTCGGCTTGTCGGTCATCCACTATCCCTGAGACTTGATAAAGGGCCACTTCAAGAAATTATTGATTCAATTCAAATCCAATCTCAGACAAACCTCCTTTCTGATGGCAAAAAATGA
- a CDS encoding 4a-hydroxytetrahydrobiopterin dehydratase, whose product MEGWRQKKRPECLEKRFEFKSYEKNRDFLDALGEYCEKVNRFPDISFGKTYANITIRPEENNVKEEISKGDHDFARAIDFLNKKEEN is encoded by the coding sequence ATGGAAGGGTGGAGGCAAAAAAAAAGACCAGAGTGTCTAGAAAAAAGATTCGAATTTAAATCTTATGAAAAAAATAGAGATTTTCTTGATGCACTAGGAGAATATTGCGAGAAGGTTAATCGCTTCCCCGATATAAGTTTTGGGAAGACTTATGCAAATATAACCATCAGGCCTGAAGAAAATAATGTAAAAGAGGAAATATCAAAAGGTGATCATGATTTCGCCAGAGCAATAGATTTTTTAAATAAAAAAGAAGAAAATTAA
- the gloB gene encoding hydroxyacylglutathione hydrolase, with the protein MLGEKSDFTIHPINVLQDNIVWVWVHNCNAVVVDPSISGPVEKWLLEKNLSLKAILQTHHHDDHIGGTQKLIKTWPDAKVVASKKEHKRIPFQTFSVDDNDIFNLMDGEIKVIEVHGHTDNHIAFYISKQNAKCNILFPGDTLFGGGCGRLLEGSPVQMFESLYKLNSLPENTEIYPAHEYTESNLKWALSLEPGNISIIERLKLIQKKLQKGMSSLPSTLSEERKTNLFLIAENVEKFTMLRKHKDRWKC; encoded by the coding sequence ATGTTAGGGGAAAAAAGCGACTTCACTATTCACCCAATTAATGTCTTACAGGACAATATCGTATGGGTATGGGTCCACAATTGCAATGCAGTGGTAGTAGATCCCTCCATATCAGGCCCAGTAGAAAAATGGCTTTTAGAAAAAAACCTATCATTAAAAGCTATCCTTCAAACACATCATCATGATGACCATATTGGTGGAACACAAAAGTTAATCAAAACATGGCCAGATGCAAAGGTAGTTGCATCAAAAAAAGAACATAAAAGAATACCTTTTCAAACATTTTCGGTTGACGATAATGATATTTTTAATTTAATGGATGGTGAGATTAAAGTTATCGAAGTGCATGGTCACACTGACAACCATATAGCTTTTTATATATCAAAACAAAATGCTAAATGTAACATACTATTCCCAGGAGATACGCTATTTGGAGGGGGGTGTGGTCGTCTACTAGAAGGTAGTCCTGTTCAAATGTTTGAAAGTTTATATAAACTTAATTCTCTTCCAGAAAATACTGAAATATACCCAGCTCATGAATATACAGAAAGCAACTTAAAATGGGCCCTATCATTAGAGCCTGGAAATATTTCTATCATCGAAAGACTAAAGCTTATTCAAAAAAAACTTCAAAAGGGAATGTCTAGCCTCCCATCAACACTCTCAGAAGAAAGAAAAACAAATTTATTTTTAATAGCAGAAAATGTCGAGAAATTTACAATGCTCAGAAAACACAAAGATAGATGGAAATGTTAA
- a CDS encoding BMC domain-containing protein, with amino-acid sequence MPASQNRQSKSSDKGLKPQDQVVDVTPLNSTAQSQTSPKVKSELNKSSSNNLKTSTSKNLSNRSVGGGSSKPPIGKNKAFQANSNFGIALGMIETRGLVPAIEAADAMTKAAEVNLIVKELVGGGYVTVMVRGETGAVNASVRAGADACERVGDGLVAAHIIARPHYEIEPALRGSGATRRS; translated from the coding sequence ATGCCTGCATCACAAAATCGTCAATCAAAAAGTAGTGATAAGGGTCTTAAACCTCAAGATCAAGTTGTTGATGTTACTCCTTTGAATTCAACTGCTCAATCACAAACTTCCCCTAAAGTAAAGTCTGAGCTAAATAAAAGTTCTTCTAATAATTTAAAAACTTCTACTTCTAAAAACTTATCCAATCGTTCTGTGGGTGGTGGATCATCTAAACCTCCAATTGGAAAAAATAAAGCTTTTCAAGCTAATTCAAATTTTGGAATAGCTTTAGGAATGATTGAAACTCGTGGCTTAGTACCAGCAATAGAAGCAGCAGATGCAATGACTAAGGCTGCTGAAGTTAATTTGATCGTTAAAGAACTCGTTGGAGGAGGATATGTAACAGTGATGGTTCGTGGTGAGACTGGTGCTGTAAATGCTTCAGTGAGAGCAGGTGCTGATGCCTGTGAGCGCGTTGGTGATGGATTAGTAGCTGCACATATCATTGCCCGACCTCATTATGAGATTGAGCCAGCATTGAGAGGAAGTGGAGCAACAAGGAGAAGTTAA
- a CDS encoding ABC transporter ATP-binding protein has translation MAKNDFRRVKKLGKYLKKEKKRLILILIILIPVALAGSVQPLLVGQAISVLRGENTIAFFNNLSNELAINLIIGMLFITVLLRLGLQGFQSYNIQSVGQRLTARIRNDLFAHSMSLSLRFHDKMPVGKLLTRLTSDVDALSEVFGSGAVGVLADFVSLIVISITMILIEWRLGLLLLIVQIPVTLFILWLQKRYRKQNYKVREELSQLNANFQENLQGLEVVQMFSRQSLNGQNFFKTGTNYKHAVNGTIFYDSSISAFIEWVSLAAVALVISLGGYMVTSGAMGLGTLTTFILYSQRLFEPLRQLAERFTQIQGGLTAVERISELLEKKIEIYDHIKHKAENKELSNSNKTVLGEVLFENVSFFYREDEPIINDLSFKIKPGDHVALVGPTGSGKTTLIRLLCRLYEPQKGNIYIDGQNIKSIPIDSLRKQLGVVLQDTFLFSGNVADNLRLDSSIDNQRLKDVCSELGLDNLLRKLPNGLDTYIRERGGNLSSGERQLLSIARVAIRDPKILIMDEATAFMDPSTEATLQRDLDRLLEKRTALVIAHRLATIEASDRILVMRKGSLIEEGTHEELRTLGGLYSQLSELQEKGLTTI, from the coding sequence ATGGCAAAAAATGATTTTCGAAGAGTTAAGAAACTTGGAAAGTATTTAAAAAAAGAAAAAAAACGTTTAATTCTCATACTTATAATATTAATACCTGTTGCATTAGCTGGTTCGGTTCAACCCCTTCTTGTGGGGCAAGCTATTTCTGTCTTAAGAGGAGAAAATACAATAGCTTTTTTTAATAATTTGTCTAATGAATTAGCAATTAATTTAATAATAGGAATGTTATTTATAACAGTATTACTTAGGCTTGGATTACAGGGATTTCAGTCATACAATATTCAGTCTGTAGGGCAGAGACTGACGGCACGTATTAGGAACGATTTGTTTGCTCATTCCATGTCATTGTCTTTGCGTTTTCATGACAAAATGCCTGTTGGTAAATTACTTACAAGATTAACTAGTGATGTTGATGCATTGTCAGAAGTTTTTGGTAGTGGAGCTGTAGGTGTTTTAGCTGACTTTGTAAGTCTTATAGTTATATCAATAACCATGATTTTAATAGAATGGAGGTTAGGTCTTCTCCTTTTGATTGTTCAAATACCTGTTACGTTATTTATCTTGTGGCTTCAAAAACGTTATCGAAAACAAAATTATAAAGTTAGAGAAGAACTTTCCCAGTTAAATGCAAATTTTCAGGAAAATCTGCAAGGCCTAGAAGTTGTTCAAATGTTTAGTCGACAATCGTTAAATGGCCAAAACTTTTTCAAAACTGGAACTAATTATAAACATGCCGTAAACGGGACAATTTTCTACGATAGTAGCATTTCTGCTTTTATTGAATGGGTCTCACTAGCTGCAGTCGCTTTAGTTATTTCTCTAGGTGGTTATATGGTTACATCAGGGGCAATGGGATTAGGAACTTTAACTACATTTATTCTTTATTCACAAAGACTATTTGAACCTTTAAGACAGTTAGCAGAAAGATTTACACAAATACAGGGAGGGTTAACAGCAGTTGAAAGAATAAGTGAATTGCTTGAGAAGAAAATCGAGATTTATGATCATATTAAGCATAAAGCTGAAAATAAAGAATTATCAAATTCAAATAAGACTGTTCTTGGAGAAGTTTTATTTGAAAATGTAAGTTTTTTTTATAGAGAAGATGAACCAATTATAAATGATTTAAGCTTCAAAATTAAACCAGGCGATCATGTTGCTCTGGTAGGACCAACTGGTTCTGGAAAAACTACTTTAATTAGATTATTATGTAGACTTTATGAACCTCAGAAGGGAAATATATATATAGATGGTCAAAACATTAAAAGTATCCCTATCGATTCATTGAGGAAACAACTTGGAGTTGTTCTTCAAGATACTTTCCTTTTTAGCGGAAATGTTGCAGATAATCTACGTTTAGATTCTTCAATAGATAATCAACGCTTAAAAGATGTATGTAGTGAATTAGGCCTTGATAATTTACTGAGAAAGTTGCCAAATGGTTTAGATACTTATATTCGAGAAAGAGGAGGAAATCTTTCCTCAGGTGAGAGACAGCTTTTGTCTATCGCAAGAGTTGCAATAAGAGATCCAAAAATATTAATCATGGATGAAGCAACTGCTTTTATGGATCCATCTACTGAGGCAACTTTGCAAAGAGATCTTGATAGATTATTAGAAAAAAGGACAGCACTTGTGATTGCTCATAGATTGGCAACAATAGAAGCTTCTGATCGAATCTTAGTAATGAGAAAAGGAAGTCTTATTGAAGAAGGTACCCATGAAGAATTGAGGACTTTAGGTGGACTTTATTCGCAACTTTCAGAATTGCAAGAAAAAGGTCTCACAACTATTTAA
- a CDS encoding carboxysome shell carbonic anhydrase, with the protein MAYRNLAKKSRRGPTAPMKRFDDLETQNLNSGVIKTIKSFSDEIKTISSLSTDHPLTNSQENQKLNQYEDKVKGRFDNIVPLLKRVSSLQNDLNFVERAQTLCHAELGYELPLHILEKAWVGSVDISALFAWCVFQSHQLTSNEFFDSDPLEGSGDSQNAKSFQSFLNKCGFHLLDITPCADGRLAHAISYALRIPFSSVRRRSHAGALFDIEKTVNRWVKTEHSRYRESIPNPATETTRYLKSVIYHFSSVDPTHQGCAAHGSNDELAASEGLQRLLDFREAVENSFCCGASVDLLLIGIDTDTDAIRVHTPSKTNEVDLKSWVCANEIYKETQFLNSEEALQKIQENVKSVCPGETDPNMVTFITKLISNNISQIDYVKNFHSGSYQDAGHAERFIGVGIGFKEVHLRNLTYFAHLETVEQGAPDLDVGVKIFTGLNISRNLPIPIVIRFDYSGSVPHARNRALSDCHRINEAIKSRYRGLIDNGSLHTFLTIRDRDKKTPAEVVGSSLDPVTQEAH; encoded by the coding sequence ATGGCCTATCGTAATTTGGCCAAGAAATCTCGTCGTGGGCCTACAGCTCCTATGAAGAGATTTGATGACCTAGAGACCCAGAACTTAAATTCTGGAGTTATTAAAACTATTAAGTCTTTTTCCGATGAAATAAAAACTATAAGCTCTTTATCTACTGATCATCCATTAACTAATTCTCAAGAAAATCAGAAGTTAAATCAATACGAAGATAAGGTTAAAGGTCGGTTTGATAATATTGTCCCTCTTTTAAAAAGAGTATCTAGTCTTCAAAATGATTTAAATTTTGTAGAAAGAGCTCAAACTTTATGTCATGCAGAATTAGGTTATGAATTGCCACTGCACATACTTGAAAAGGCTTGGGTTGGAAGTGTTGACATAAGTGCCTTGTTTGCATGGTGTGTTTTTCAATCACACCAATTGACGAGTAATGAATTTTTTGATTCAGATCCACTAGAGGGATCTGGAGACAGTCAAAATGCTAAATCTTTTCAGTCTTTCCTAAATAAATGTGGCTTTCATCTTTTAGATATAACTCCTTGTGCCGATGGTAGATTAGCTCATGCTATTTCTTATGCATTACGTATACCTTTTAGTTCTGTAAGGAGGCGTTCTCATGCAGGCGCACTATTTGATATTGAAAAAACAGTTAACCGTTGGGTTAAAACTGAACATAGTAGATATAGAGAGTCAATTCCTAATCCTGCAACTGAGACAACAAGATATTTAAAATCAGTAATCTATCATTTTAGTTCTGTTGACCCTACACACCAAGGATGTGCTGCTCATGGTAGTAATGATGAGTTAGCAGCATCAGAGGGCTTACAGCGATTATTAGATTTTAGGGAAGCCGTCGAAAATAGTTTTTGTTGTGGTGCATCAGTTGATTTGCTTTTAATTGGTATTGATACAGATACAGACGCGATAAGAGTTCATACGCCTTCGAAAACTAATGAAGTTGATTTGAAATCATGGGTTTGTGCAAATGAAATATACAAAGAAACTCAATTCCTAAATTCTGAAGAGGCTCTTCAAAAAATTCAAGAAAATGTCAAAAGTGTTTGTCCTGGAGAAACAGATCCGAATATGGTCACATTTATTACAAAGCTTATTTCAAATAATATATCTCAAATTGACTATGTGAAAAATTTTCACTCCGGAAGCTACCAAGATGCAGGTCATGCTGAGAGGTTTATTGGGGTAGGTATTGGTTTTAAAGAAGTTCATTTAAGGAATCTTACTTATTTTGCTCATTTGGAGACTGTTGAACAAGGAGCTCCTGATCTCGATGTCGGAGTGAAAATTTTTACAGGTCTCAATATCTCTAGGAATTTACCAATTCCTATTGTCATCCGCTTTGATTACTCAGGTAGTGTCCCTCATGCAAGAAATAGAGCATTATCTGATTGTCATAGAATTAACGAGGCTATTAAGTCTCGTTATCGAGGTTTAATAGATAATGGTTCACTTCACACATTTCTTACTATTCGAGATCGAGATAAAAAGACTCCTGCAGAAGTTGTAGGTTCTTCCCTTGATCCAGTCACTCAGGAGGCTCACTAA
- a CDS encoding GNAT family N-acetyltransferase, with amino-acid sequence MINLGSTKIGMPGWKNEKLLSDETLKNIYGQQAFQYFNQTNSSLFVFSHSKSFDLIELEQLLQAVGWGRRPLRRVKRALDNSLLKVGVWQHDPKFPRLIGFARCTGDGIIDATIWDVAINPVYQGYGLGKQLMEYLMKSLKREGISRVTLFADSDVITFYKRQGWTLEPKGNKCAFWYSN; translated from the coding sequence ATGATTAATTTAGGATCTACAAAAATTGGAATGCCAGGATGGAAAAATGAAAAACTTCTTTCTGATGAAACTTTGAAAAATATTTACGGTCAACAAGCTTTTCAATATTTTAATCAAACCAATTCATCTCTCTTTGTATTTAGTCATTCAAAATCTTTTGATTTAATTGAACTTGAGCAGCTTCTTCAAGCAGTAGGTTGGGGAAGAAGACCTCTGAGAAGAGTAAAACGTGCACTCGATAATAGCTTGCTTAAGGTTGGGGTATGGCAACATGATCCTAAATTTCCAAGGTTGATTGGATTTGCAAGATGTACAGGTGACGGAATTATTGACGCAACAATATGGGATGTGGCTATTAACCCTGTTTATCAAGGTTATGGATTAGGAAAGCAACTTATGGAATATTTAATGAAGAGTTTAAAAAGAGAAGGTATTAGTAGAGTAACTTTATTTGCTGATTCTGATGTTATTACTTTTTATAAAAGGCAAGGGTGGACTTTAGAGCCAAAAGGTAATAAATGTGCATTTTGGTATTCAAATTAA